Genomic window (Granulicella arctica):
CGCAGATACTCCACCAGCTGTCCATAATGATCAAAGCCGTGTGCGACCAGGGCACCTGCAAGGCTTGCCCGTGTCGAAGATCCCTGCACACTCTCAAACGCATTCTTCTCCGTCATCGCTCCGACCGCCTTGTGCGCAAAGGCGAACGACGCGGCCAGTGCAGCCACAATCTGATCTTTGTCGGTGAGTGTCCCAATGGACTTGACATCGACGTCGACCTTCAACCCACCGAGCGCTGAGCCGTAGAAGTAATTCGCCTGTGCGATGTGTCCCACCATCGACCCAAACGTCCGTACGCCTTTGTACTCCGTCGCCTGTCCCGGCACAAAGATCGCCGCACTTGGGGCAAAGTTGTACCTGTCTGCCGGCATCGCCTTTGCCAAGCCCATCATCTCCGTCTCAAAGTCAGTCAGTTGTCCGTTGAACGATCTGGAGGGCTCGATCAGCGTTCCTGGAGCAATCTTCGGGATCGCAGCACTCGTCTGCGCCTGCATGCTCACCACACAGCAACAACCAGCCAGCGCCAGCGTCATTATCATTTGCTTCATCATCACGTCATCTCCTCTATCGAACTAGCCCAAACGCGCCAAGCCTATCAGAATACAGAGAGCATCGATAGCCATTCGTATCGGGAGATGTGGTGCAATGAAGTATGCCCGCTATAACAGCTCCCGGTTCCGCGCAGAATCGCCAGCCGAGCATCCTGACCCAAACCCCACTCATGGCCCTCGCCATCGCCGCCTTTGGCATTGGTACGTCCGAGTTCATCATCATGGGCCTGCTGCCCAACCTGGCAGAAGACTTTCACGTCTCGATACCCAAGGCCGGCGCCCTCGTCTCCGGCTATGCTCTCTCCGTTACGATCGGCGCGCCCATCGTCGCGCTCGCCACTGCCAAGCTCGAGCGCAAGTTTGCACTTCTCCTCCTCATGGGAGTCTTCACTCTTGGCAACCTGGCCTGCGCCATCGCTCCTGGCTATAACCTTCTCTTTGCCGCGCGCGTTCTTACTGCACTCTGCCACGGAGCCTTTTTCGGCATCGGCAGCATCGTCGCTGCAAACCTCGTTCCCCGCAACCAGCGCTCGCAAGCCATCGCCCTCATGTTCTCCGGTCTTACCCTGGCGAACGTTCTGGGGGTTCCCGCTGGCACCGCCCTCGGGCAGGCCTTCGGCTGGCGCTCTGCCTTCTGGGCCATCGTCCCGATCGGCCTCATCGCCGCCACCTCCGTCTTCCTGCTCGTGCCTAAGCAGCCTCCCAGCTCAGCCCATCTACTGCACGAGTTCCGCGTTCTCCGGAAGCCGCAGGTGCTGCTCGTCCTTGCGATGAGCGTCCTCTCATCGGCTTCGCTCTTCTGCATCTTCACCTACATCGCACCCATGCTCGAGACCGTCACCCACGTCTCGCCACACGCCGTCACGCTCACTCTTCTGCTCTTTGGTGTTGGCATTACCATCGGCAATCTTCTCGGCGGAAGCCTCAGCGACTGGCGACCTATGGCCTTCCTCAACGGAGCGCTCATCGTCCTCATCATCACCAACCTCATCCTGCCCTTCGCCGAGCCCTTCCCCATTCCCGCTGTCGTCATGATCCTGATCTGGGGAGCAATTCAGTTCGCCGCCGGAGCGCCGCTCCAATCCCGCATCGTGGACCAAGCCTCAAGTGCGCCGAACCTCGCCTCCACTTTGAATCAGGGAGCCTTCAACTTTGGCAACGCCACCGGAGCATCGCTCGGCGGCATGATGCTCACCGCCGGCTACACCTACCGCCAACTCCCCATCGCCAGCGCCATCGTTACCTGCGCTGCCCTCGCGCTTGCTATCATCTCCACTCGCCTCGACCAGCGTCACGCACCACAGCGCGTTGAGGCATAGGCTTCCTGTTGGTTCTTGAGTATGGCTTTGAAAATTCAACGTGTGCAACTAAAGAACAAAGAAAGGCCGCCCACA
Coding sequences:
- a CDS encoding DinB family protein — encoded protein: MMKQMIMTLALAGCCCVVSMQAQTSAAIPKIAPGTLIEPSRSFNGQLTDFETEMMGLAKAMPADRYNFAPSAAIFVPGQATEYKGVRTFGSMVGHIAQANYFYGSALGGLKVDVDVKSIGTLTDKDQIVAALAASFAFAHKAVGAMTEKNAFESVQGSSTRASLAGALVAHGFDHYGQLVEYLRMNGMVPPASMK
- a CDS encoding MFS transporter → MPAITAPGSAQNRQPSILTQTPLMALAIAAFGIGTSEFIIMGLLPNLAEDFHVSIPKAGALVSGYALSVTIGAPIVALATAKLERKFALLLLMGVFTLGNLACAIAPGYNLLFAARVLTALCHGAFFGIGSIVAANLVPRNQRSQAIALMFSGLTLANVLGVPAGTALGQAFGWRSAFWAIVPIGLIAATSVFLLVPKQPPSSAHLLHEFRVLRKPQVLLVLAMSVLSSASLFCIFTYIAPMLETVTHVSPHAVTLTLLLFGVGITIGNLLGGSLSDWRPMAFLNGALIVLIITNLILPFAEPFPIPAVVMILIWGAIQFAAGAPLQSRIVDQASSAPNLASTLNQGAFNFGNATGASLGGMMLTAGYTYRQLPIASAIVTCAALALAIISTRLDQRHAPQRVEA